In [Clostridium] cellulosi, one genomic interval encodes:
- a CDS encoding CDP-alcohol phosphatidyltransferase (High confidence in function and specificity): protein MSGNQSHGILGLGIPNLLSIFRLILIPVFVVSYFSNLQYSGIIAAGVLILSGLTDIFDGIIARKFNMVSKLGKILDPLADKLTQATVCVCLVIKNVAPIWILCILILKEFVMIGAGANIIRKGKEMMSSKWFGKLGTVVFYFAMILIIAFRPSRLVIYVLLILVLVFMLFSLVMYIPYFFKVNSK from the coding sequence ATGTCCGGCAATCAGTCGCATGGCATTTTGGGTTTAGGGATACCAAACTTGCTATCAATTTTTCGCCTTATACTCATACCTGTCTTTGTAGTATCCTACTTTTCCAACTTGCAATATTCCGGAATAATTGCTGCGGGAGTATTAATACTTTCGGGGCTGACAGATATATTTGACGGAATTATTGCACGCAAATTCAATATGGTATCAAAGCTTGGCAAAATCCTTGACCCACTTGCCGATAAACTTACGCAGGCGACTGTCTGTGTTTGTCTTGTGATAAAGAATGTCGCGCCAATCTGGATCTTATGTATTCTGATTTTAAAAGAATTTGTAATGATTGGAGCAGGTGCGAATATCATAAGAAAAGGCAAAGAAATGATGTCGTCAAAATGGTTCGGAAAACTTGGAACTGTAGTTTTCTATTTCGCGATGATTCTTATTATTGCTTTCCGGCCATCACGCTTGGTTATTTACGTCCTTCTAATCCTTGTTCTGGTATTTATGCTATTTTCACTTGTAATGTACATCCCCTATTTTTTCAAAGTAAATTCAAAATAG
- the ecfA1 gene encoding Energy-coupling factor transporter ATP-binding protein EcfA 1 (High confidence in function and specificity) — MPKDPIIKTEHLRYVYSEGTPFEKAAIDDVSIEIEKGEFVGVIGHTGSGKSTFVQHLNGLLKPTSGRVLIDGQDIWEKGVDRRKIRFKVGLVFQYPEYQLFEDTVFKDISYGPRNMGLSEDEIASRVYEAAEFVGLSEDLLEKSPFELSGGQKRRVAIAGVIAMQPDVLVLDEPAAGLDPKGRESILRRIREYHKARGSTILLVSHSMEDIAENASKVLVMNKAKLVMYDSVDAVFARSQELLSIGLDIPQITRVFIGLRKRGFDVNDCIYTVKDGKKEILRALKEGGAGC, encoded by the coding sequence TTGCCGAAAGATCCGATAATTAAGACAGAGCATTTAAGATATGTTTACAGCGAGGGCACGCCTTTTGAAAAGGCTGCAATCGATGACGTGTCAATCGAAATAGAAAAAGGCGAATTTGTAGGCGTAATAGGTCATACAGGCAGCGGTAAGTCGACATTTGTTCAGCATTTGAACGGGCTTTTGAAGCCCACGAGCGGGCGCGTACTTATTGACGGTCAGGATATCTGGGAAAAAGGCGTTGACAGGCGTAAAATAAGGTTCAAGGTTGGGCTTGTTTTTCAGTACCCAGAGTACCAGCTCTTTGAGGATACTGTTTTTAAAGATATATCATACGGGCCGAGAAATATGGGCCTTTCGGAGGACGAGATTGCTTCCCGCGTATATGAGGCGGCCGAATTTGTCGGCCTTTCGGAGGACCTGCTGGAGAAATCGCCGTTTGAACTTTCCGGCGGCCAGAAACGTCGCGTGGCGATTGCCGGCGTAATAGCAATGCAGCCTGATGTGCTGGTTCTTGATGAACCTGCCGCCGGCCTTGACCCCAAGGGTCGGGAATCTATCTTGCGGCGTATCCGCGAATACCATAAGGCCAGAGGGTCGACTATTCTGCTTGTTTCACACAGCATGGAGGACATCGCTGAGAACGCAAGCAAGGTTCTTGTGATGAACAAGGCCAAATTGGTTATGTATGATAGCGTCGACGCGGTTTTTGCCAGAAGCCAAGAACTGCTCAGCATCGGCCTCGACATTCCCCAGATAACAAGGGTGTTCATCGGGCTGCGCAAGCGCGGGTTTGATGTAAATGACTGCATATACACCGTCAAGGACGGCAAAAAAGAAATCCTGCGGGCGCTGAAAGAAGGTGGCGCAGGATGCTGA
- a CDS encoding putative membrane protein (Hypothetical protein) yields MSFVLDAAVVFIFISIVFRSYKRGFIRTAVGLVGTIAAYIIAFEFSYPLGNWIDSTFMQKYVNNTINGLASSNGVNSTGVFSVSKSPASSGANFTDILTQFSSKAIDALISAASVPLSTLISRCIAFFIILSACMFVVETIIRMLDSIFKFPVLNPLNSIAGAAVGVIEAVIILAILSTLLSLILSLCSLQGNQLISINTIESTHIFKYVYNVNPLTYKLLKA; encoded by the coding sequence TTGAGTTTTGTTTTAGATGCTGCTGTAGTTTTTATATTTATTTCGATTGTTTTCAGATCGTATAAAAGAGGTTTCATAAGAACGGCAGTAGGACTTGTCGGGACAATAGCAGCTTATATTATTGCGTTTGAGTTCAGTTATCCGTTAGGTAATTGGATTGACAGTACATTTATGCAGAAATATGTCAATAATACAATTAATGGGCTTGCATCAAGCAATGGAGTAAATAGCACCGGCGTTTTCAGCGTTTCAAAAAGCCCTGCTTCATCAGGAGCTAATTTCACTGATATTTTGACCCAATTTAGTTCAAAGGCTATTGATGCTCTGATATCAGCGGCTTCGGTGCCATTATCCACGTTGATTTCAAGGTGTATTGCGTTTTTTATTATATTATCCGCATGTATGTTTGTTGTAGAGACTATCATTCGCATGCTGGATAGTATATTTAAGTTTCCGGTTTTGAACCCGCTTAACTCAATTGCAGGTGCGGCTGTTGGAGTTATCGAGGCTGTCATTATCCTGGCAATTTTGAGCACATTGCTGTCACTAATTTTGTCTTTGTGTTCTTTGCAGGGAAATCAGCTGATATCGATAAATACAATAGAATCTACCCACATTTTTAAGTATGTTTATAATGTTAATCCTTTAACTTACAAGTTGTTAAAAGCATGA
- a CDS encoding hypothetical protein (High confidence in function and specificity): MRVAKNWRDFHIIDTSDGEKLEQWGKYTLIRPDPQIIWKTPRENPLWNRAHGHYIRSHEGGGHWESNGLPKEWKINYGELTFALKPMGFKHTGLFPEQAVNWDFMMKKIKGAGRQINVLNLFAYTGGATLACAAAGAKVCHVDASKGMVQWAKENAALSGLSDKPVRYLVDDCIKFVSREIRRGNKYDAIVMDPPSYGRGPGGEVWKLEDAIYDLLMLCVQVLSDDPLFFLLNSYTTGLSPSVMAYLVGTTVGKRFKGTVTADEIGLPVKETGLVLPCGATAIWQR, translated from the coding sequence ATGCGCGTAGCAAAAAACTGGAGAGATTTTCATATTATAGATACGTCCGATGGCGAGAAACTCGAACAATGGGGCAAATACACGCTTATCCGCCCCGACCCGCAGATAATCTGGAAAACCCCACGCGAGAACCCGCTGTGGAACCGCGCCCATGGGCACTATATCCGTTCCCATGAGGGCGGCGGCCACTGGGAGAGCAACGGCTTGCCTAAGGAATGGAAGATAAATTACGGTGAGCTTACCTTTGCGCTGAAACCGATGGGCTTCAAGCATACGGGGCTTTTCCCCGAGCAGGCAGTCAACTGGGATTTTATGATGAAGAAGATAAAGGGTGCGGGCCGGCAGATAAACGTGCTGAACCTTTTTGCCTATACAGGCGGCGCGACCCTTGCATGCGCGGCGGCGGGTGCAAAGGTTTGCCATGTGGACGCCTCTAAGGGCATGGTGCAGTGGGCAAAGGAAAACGCCGCGCTCTCCGGCCTTTCGGACAAGCCGGTGCGATATTTAGTCGATGACTGCATAAAGTTTGTCTCGAGGGAGATCCGCCGGGGCAACAAGTACGACGCCATTGTAATGGACCCTCCTTCTTACGGCAGGGGGCCCGGCGGCGAAGTCTGGAAGCTCGAGGACGCCATATATGACCTCTTGATGCTCTGCGTCCAGGTGTTGAGTGATGACCCGCTGTTTTTCCTGCTCAATTCCTATACTACGGGCCTTTCGCCGTCAGTGATGGCATATCTCGTCGGCACGACGGTCGGCAAACGGTTTAAGGGGACTGTCACCGCCGATGAAATCGGGCTTCCCGTAAAAGAAACCGGATTGGTGCTGCCCTGCGGAGCGACCGCCATATGGCAGCGGTAA
- the truA gene encoding tRNA pseudouridine synthase A (High confidence in function and specificity) produces the protein MRNICLHLKFDGSHYHGWQVQKNAVSVQQTVQDAIEKVFGDRLDLTGCSRTDAGVHANDYVCCFCTESNIDTTHIMRALNANLPDDIAVTACEEVPMDFHPRYSASGKEYIYRIHNGRFKDPFTRAYTFHYPKPLDVMRLNETAQAFCGKHDFAAFCSIKAASRHRPDETEDTVRTIYLAEVTRNGDEVVYRVRGDGFLYNMVRIMVGTLLFSNGGKLTYEGLSEIIRSKDRLKAGPTAPAHGLFLNKVFYNETVFKP, from the coding sequence ATGCGCAACATATGCTTGCACCTGAAGTTTGACGGCAGCCATTACCACGGCTGGCAGGTGCAGAAAAACGCTGTTTCCGTACAGCAGACGGTTCAGGATGCGATAGAAAAGGTGTTCGGCGACCGCCTCGATCTTACCGGGTGCAGCCGCACTGATGCCGGCGTACACGCAAACGACTATGTATGCTGTTTTTGTACCGAATCTAATATTGACACAACGCACATAATGAGGGCGCTTAATGCAAACCTGCCGGATGATATAGCTGTGACCGCATGCGAAGAAGTGCCGATGGATTTTCACCCGCGGTACAGCGCGTCGGGCAAAGAATATATTTATAGGATACACAACGGCCGGTTTAAAGACCCGTTCACCCGCGCATATACTTTCCATTATCCAAAGCCCCTCGATGTTATGAGACTCAATGAAACGGCGCAGGCTTTCTGCGGAAAGCATGATTTTGCCGCATTCTGTTCAATAAAGGCTGCAAGCCGCCACAGGCCGGATGAAACAGAAGACACTGTTCGCACTATCTATCTCGCCGAGGTTACCCGTAACGGCGACGAGGTTGTCTACCGTGTCAGGGGTGACGGCTTTCTGTATAATATGGTGAGAATAATGGTCGGCACCCTGCTTTTTTCAAATGGCGGAAAACTGACTTATGAGGGCCTTTCTGAAATAATCCGGTCAAAAGACAGGTTAAAGGCCGGCCCAACAGCCCCGGCGCATGGATTGTTCCTTAACAAAGTTTTTTATAACGAGACGGTTTTTAAACCTTGA
- the ruvC gene encoding Crossover junction endodeoxyribonuclease RuvC (High confidence in function and specificity) — MIILGIDPGYAIVGYGVIEYRNSHYTTLDYGAVTTEAKTAFSDRLAKIYDGITEIIEKWNPEAVSLEELFFNSNTKTAIDVAQARGVILLAAKKSGVPVFEYTPLQVKQSVVGYGRAEKKQVMEMTKMLLGLAKVPKPDDTADALAVAICHAHSSGSLMSGLLNQIPR, encoded by the coding sequence TTGATTATCTTAGGCATTGACCCGGGGTATGCCATTGTGGGCTATGGGGTCATAGAATACCGCAATTCCCACTATACAACCCTTGATTACGGGGCAGTTACAACTGAGGCAAAGACTGCTTTTTCCGACAGGTTGGCAAAGATTTATGACGGTATCACTGAGATTATAGAGAAGTGGAACCCCGAAGCCGTTTCGCTTGAAGAATTGTTCTTCAACAGCAACACTAAAACCGCTATTGATGTCGCGCAGGCGAGGGGAGTTATACTCCTTGCCGCAAAGAAGAGCGGTGTGCCTGTTTTTGAATACACGCCGCTTCAGGTAAAGCAGTCTGTTGTCGGCTACGGCAGGGCGGAGAAAAAGCAGGTCATGGAGATGACAAAAATGCTGTTGGGCCTTGCCAAAGTCCCGAAGCCGGACGATACTGCCGACGCATTGGCAGTGGCGATATGCCATGCCCATTCGTCAGGTTCTCTGATGTCGGGGTTGCTTAATCAAATTCCGCGGTAA
- the ecfA2 gene encoding Energy-coupling factor transporter ATP-binding protein EcfA 2 (High confidence in function and specificity) — MENESINPILETQNLEFTYSYEDGISNKVLNGINLKVPSGQFLAILGRNGSGKSTLAKHFNAVLLPTGGKAYALGIDTSDETRTYDIRQNVGMVFQNPDNQIVATIVEEDVAFALENLGVPPEEIRRRVDEALNAVGMYEYRNHAPHQLSGGQKQRVAIAGIIAMKPKCIVLDEPTAMLDPRGRREVIETIMKLNRDEKITIVLITHFMDEAVRADRVVVIDHGNILLDGAPRSVFSNVAMLKSIGLDVPQAAELLYELNKSGEKLPLDVLTAEECIDALATLLEESHCRKIR, encoded by the coding sequence ATGGAAAACGAGAGTATAAACCCTATACTTGAGACTCAAAACCTCGAGTTCACATATTCATATGAAGATGGAATAAGCAACAAGGTGCTTAACGGCATAAACCTTAAGGTGCCGTCTGGGCAGTTTTTGGCTATTTTGGGGCGGAACGGGTCAGGAAAGTCAACGCTCGCAAAGCATTTTAACGCGGTGCTTTTGCCGACAGGCGGCAAGGCATACGCGCTTGGCATAGATACCTCAGATGAGACAAGAACATATGACATAAGGCAAAACGTCGGCATGGTTTTCCAGAATCCGGACAATCAGATTGTCGCCACTATCGTCGAGGAAGATGTCGCCTTTGCGCTTGAAAATCTCGGCGTGCCGCCCGAAGAGATACGGCGGAGGGTAGACGAGGCGCTGAACGCTGTCGGCATGTATGAATACCGCAACCATGCGCCGCACCAGCTTTCCGGCGGACAGAAACAGCGCGTCGCAATAGCGGGCATAATAGCGATGAAACCGAAATGTATCGTGCTTGACGAACCCACCGCTATGCTTGACCCACGCGGAAGGCGCGAGGTTATCGAGACGATAATGAAGCTAAACCGCGACGAAAAGATAACGATAGTGCTTATCACGCACTTTATGGATGAGGCGGTCCGCGCTGACAGGGTGGTTGTGATTGACCACGGCAATATCTTGCTCGACGGCGCACCAAGAAGCGTCTTTTCAAACGTCGCGATGCTCAAGTCAATAGGGCTTGACGTGCCACAGGCGGCGGAACTGCTTTATGAACTCAACAAGTCCGGTGAAAAGCTGCCGCTGGATGTACTTACCGCAGAAGAATGTATTGACGCGCTTGCAACGCTTTTGGAGGAATCACATTGCCGAAAGATCCGATAA
- a CDS encoding Holliday junction DNA helicase RuvA (High confidence in function and specificity) produces MIYSVSGVLTYVEPTFAVIECGGVGFKCLTTSNTLKKLPSIGEKVKLYTYLNVREDALDLYGFFDDKELQCFKMLISVSGVGPKNALSVLSEMTPEKFALYVASGDSRAIQKAQGIGAKTAQRIVLELKDKVSGEQAALGFTETEIPASASGNIEEAISALMVLGYSRSEAASAASKSDASLPVEEIIKQSLRLLAK; encoded by the coding sequence ATGATTTATAGTGTCAGCGGGGTTTTGACCTATGTTGAACCCACCTTTGCCGTAATAGAATGCGGCGGAGTAGGTTTTAAATGCCTCACTACGTCGAACACATTGAAAAAACTGCCGAGTATAGGTGAAAAAGTAAAGCTTTATACATATCTGAATGTCAGGGAAGACGCGCTCGACTTATATGGTTTCTTCGACGACAAGGAACTGCAGTGTTTCAAAATGCTGATTTCCGTGTCGGGAGTCGGGCCAAAGAATGCCCTTTCCGTCTTGTCCGAGATGACGCCGGAAAAATTCGCGCTTTATGTGGCGTCCGGTGACTCAAGGGCAATCCAGAAAGCTCAGGGAATCGGCGCAAAAACCGCCCAGCGCATTGTCCTTGAATTAAAGGATAAAGTGAGCGGGGAGCAGGCGGCGCTTGGGTTTACCGAAACAGAAATCCCGGCCTCTGCTTCCGGCAATATTGAAGAGGCGATAAGTGCGCTGATGGTTCTCGGGTATTCACGAAGCGAGGCGGCCTCTGCGGCGTCAAAGTCCGATGCTTCGCTTCCTGTTGAGGAAATTATCAAGCAGTCGCTGCGTCTGCTTGCCAAATAA
- the glmM gene encoding Phosphoglucosamine mutase (High confidence in function and specificity), with translation MGRLFGTDGVRGVANTELSCELALKLGRAAAMVLTEETHHRPQIIIGKDTRISSDMLEAAMTAGICSVGANVLVLGVVPTPAVAYLVKKLGADAGVMISASHNPAQYNGIKIFSGSGYKLSDSLEEKIEAIVLDGLEEPPIKAGDGVGRVIKPKTAIADYINYLKSTINTDLSGLRIAVDCANGSASVTAPLLFKELGADCEIINANPDGLNINDGCGSTHIEMLSEYVKGNGFDIGVAFDGDADRCLAVDEDGNLIDGDKLIAIFSASLKEKGRLKSNTAVVTVMSNLGFFKFAESHGINAARTKVGDRYVLEEMINGGYVLGGEQSGHIIFLDHATTGDGELSALQLLAILKNSGKKASEIASIMECYPQVMVNVKVGSSNNKDIIMKAQDVADAIKKAELKLADEGRIVVRPSGTEPLIRVMVEGKDRDEITKLADDVADVIRSHVG, from the coding sequence ATGGGAAGACTTTTTGGGACCGATGGAGTAAGGGGCGTTGCAAACACTGAGCTTTCATGTGAACTTGCCCTTAAGCTTGGCAGGGCGGCTGCCATGGTGCTGACGGAGGAAACTCACCATCGTCCTCAGATTATAATAGGCAAAGACACCCGCATTTCTTCGGATATGCTTGAAGCCGCTATGACGGCGGGCATATGCAGCGTCGGCGCGAATGTTTTGGTTTTGGGCGTTGTCCCAACCCCGGCTGTGGCATATCTCGTAAAAAAGCTCGGCGCAGATGCCGGGGTTATGATTTCGGCGTCCCACAATCCCGCGCAGTATAACGGCATAAAGATATTCAGCGGCAGCGGATATAAGCTTTCGGACAGCCTCGAGGAAAAGATTGAAGCCATTGTCCTCGACGGGCTGGAAGAGCCGCCGATAAAAGCCGGGGACGGTGTCGGCCGCGTAATAAAGCCAAAGACCGCGATTGCCGATTACATAAATTATTTGAAGTCAACTATAAACACAGACCTTTCCGGACTGCGCATAGCGGTTGACTGCGCGAATGGCTCGGCCTCCGTCACAGCGCCTTTGCTGTTCAAGGAGCTGGGCGCGGATTGTGAAATTATAAATGCAAATCCGGATGGGCTGAATATCAATGACGGCTGCGGCTCAACCCATATAGAGATGCTGAGCGAGTATGTAAAAGGCAACGGGTTTGATATCGGCGTAGCCTTTGACGGCGACGCGGACAGATGCCTTGCGGTCGATGAAGACGGCAACCTTATTGACGGCGACAAGCTGATTGCCATATTCTCGGCGTCGCTGAAAGAAAAGGGAAGGCTTAAGAGCAATACGGCTGTTGTCACCGTTATGTCCAATCTGGGCTTCTTCAAGTTTGCCGAAAGCCATGGCATAAATGCGGCAAGGACAAAGGTCGGCGACCGATATGTCCTTGAAGAGATGATAAACGGCGGCTATGTACTCGGCGGCGAACAGTCGGGACACATCATCTTCCTTGACCACGCCACCACCGGTGACGGCGAGCTGTCAGCCCTGCAACTGCTTGCAATCTTGAAGAACTCGGGCAAAAAAGCGTCTGAGATTGCTTCAATTATGGAATGTTACCCGCAGGTCATGGTGAACGTCAAAGTCGGTTCTTCTAATAATAAGGATATAATAATGAAGGCTCAGGATGTTGCTGACGCAATCAAAAAGGCAGAGTTAAAGCTTGCCGATGAGGGAAGAATAGTGGTACGGCCGTCAGGAACGGAGCCGCTTATCCGCGTTATGGTTGAGGGCAAAGACCGCGATGAGATTACAAAACTTGCGGACGATGTCGCCGATGTGATACGCTCTCATGTGGGCTGA
- the ruvB gene encoding Holliday junction ATP-dependent DNA helicase RuvB (High confidence in function and specificity), whose product METDFENRIVTPVASPEEMDAESSLRPHFLEEYIGQQKAKENLKVFIEAAKKRGEALDHVLLYGPPGLGKTTLAGVIANELSVNIRVTSGPAIEKQGDLAALLTNLAPHDILFIDEIHRLSHSVEEVLYPAMEDYALDIIIGKGPSARSIRLDLPKFTLIGATTRAGQLSSPLRDRFGVILRLEMYTVEELSNIIMRSAGILDIKCDPEGAKELARRSRGTPRIANRLLKRVRDFAQVCGDGVITREVAAQALDRLEIDPLGLDSIDRRILRTMITHYNGGPVGLETIAASVGEESVTIEDVYEPYLLQIGFISRTPRGRCVTPAAYKHLGLTAPDDGQQSFL is encoded by the coding sequence ATGGAAACTGATTTTGAAAATCGCATTGTAACTCCTGTTGCATCACCTGAGGAAATGGACGCGGAAAGCTCTCTGCGGCCGCATTTTCTCGAGGAATATATTGGGCAGCAAAAAGCGAAAGAAAACCTCAAGGTTTTTATTGAGGCGGCAAAGAAGCGCGGGGAAGCGCTTGACCATGTCTTGCTTTACGGCCCTCCGGGCCTCGGCAAGACAACACTCGCCGGCGTAATCGCAAATGAGCTGTCGGTGAATATTCGCGTTACTTCCGGGCCTGCTATTGAGAAGCAGGGCGACCTTGCCGCGCTGCTGACGAATCTTGCGCCCCACGATATCCTCTTCATCGACGAGATACACCGCTTGTCTCACAGCGTTGAGGAAGTGCTTTATCCGGCGATGGAGGACTATGCCCTCGATATCATAATCGGCAAAGGCCCGTCGGCAAGGTCTATAAGGCTTGATTTGCCGAAGTTTACGCTAATCGGTGCCACAACCCGGGCGGGGCAGTTGTCCTCGCCTCTGCGCGACCGTTTCGGCGTGATTTTAAGGCTGGAGATGTATACCGTCGAAGAGCTGAGCAATATCATAATGCGAAGCGCAGGTATACTTGATATAAAATGCGACCCCGAGGGGGCGAAAGAGCTTGCAAGGCGTTCCCGCGGCACCCCGCGTATAGCGAACAGGCTGCTAAAACGCGTGCGCGATTTTGCTCAGGTCTGCGGCGACGGGGTAATAACCCGAGAGGTTGCGGCGCAGGCTCTTGACAGGCTGGAAATCGACCCGCTTGGGCTTGACAGCATTGACCGCCGTATACTTAGGACAATGATTACACATTATAACGGCGGACCGGTTGGCCTTGAGACGATAGCTGCGTCGGTCGGCGAGGAATCAGTCACTATCGAAGATGTTTACGAGCCGTACCTCTTGCAGATAGGGTTTATCAGCCGAACGCCGCGCGGACGGTGTGTTACTCCCGCAGCATATAAACATCTCGGGCTCACCGCGCCCGATGATGGCCAGCAAAGCTTTTTATAA
- the ecfT gene encoding Energy-coupling factor transporter transmembrane protein EcfT (High confidence in function and specificity): MLKDITIGQYFPGETVIHRLDPRTKIILTIAYMVGLFCAGSSISLLFACLFMVAINVIARIPIKLVLKGIKPIIPIIILTSLINAFSISGRVIFSFYFLKMSYEGLRLAIFVSVRLIFLIVGTSMMTYTTSPIAIADGIEELMAPLKKIKLPVHELSMMMSIALRFIPTLIEETEKIMSAQKARGADFESGNLMQRIRALLPILIPLFLSAFRRAEELALAMDCRCYRGGNGRTRLRRLKMESIDFAAYGVFVFYFAAIIVFNTFFS; encoded by the coding sequence ATGCTGAAGGATATCACGATAGGGCAGTATTTCCCCGGAGAGACTGTCATTCACAGGCTTGACCCGAGAACCAAGATAATACTGACAATTGCCTATATGGTGGGTCTGTTCTGCGCGGGAAGTTCGATATCTCTGCTCTTTGCCTGCCTTTTCATGGTCGCAATCAATGTAATAGCAAGGATACCCATAAAGCTGGTCTTAAAGGGCATAAAGCCGATAATCCCGATTATCATACTGACTTCGCTTATAAACGCCTTCTCAATCAGCGGCAGGGTCATCTTTTCGTTCTATTTCCTGAAGATGTCGTATGAGGGCCTGCGGCTTGCCATATTCGTATCGGTAAGGCTAATTTTCCTTATAGTTGGCACCTCTATGATGACTTACACGACGTCTCCGATCGCTATTGCAGACGGCATTGAAGAACTGATGGCGCCGCTGAAAAAGATTAAACTGCCGGTTCACGAGCTTTCGATGATGATGTCCATTGCGCTCCGGTTTATCCCGACGCTTATTGAGGAAACGGAAAAGATAATGAGCGCTCAGAAAGCCCGCGGAGCCGATTTTGAGAGCGGTAATCTAATGCAGAGGATAAGGGCGCTTTTGCCCATCCTGATTCCGCTGTTTCTTTCTGCGTTCAGGCGTGCGGAGGAGCTGGCGCTTGCGATGGACTGCCGCTGTTACCGCGGCGGAAATGGCCGCACAAGGCTGCGCAGGCTAAAAATGGAGAGCATTGACTTTGCCGCATACGGCGTTTTTGTATTCTATTTTGCCGCTATAATAGTATTTAACACTTTCTTTAGTTAA
- a CDS encoding hypothetical protein (Family membership) — protein sequence MKLVHENKKGKRTKTKVYINDDYDDDEDDETYVIENELKAYREARKARLYKKKLRRRRIITLIAVIVLSVVICLDWNLAPSALAERFQNFLGEFGRSKYPVQFDEGLTKAAVPVGPNVGVLTDTSFILYAHNGEKLASRPHGFNSPAAVSGGGRALIYDRGGRQFKIETRFGEPFSKTAAYPITSATMGSKGNFAVITQAENYLSELTVYSSSYKAVFRWNSTKGRILAAALSPDGKKLAAIVTGARNGTIFSDIYIFGLDSEKPLAVKQYTGDFLYSIRFKDNKRIAAVGDQKSVFLYTSGEQKSEYDYGGKELIASVNLDGPTVLAFRADSEKTNIVSLDGEGKTLGSAKINGALTSVSVNSNYIVALTDGKIFTSKSNLKEISETSVPVGALSAMAIKKHIFLVGIQSVERYDVK from the coding sequence TTGAAATTAGTGCATGAAAATAAAAAAGGCAAAAGAACTAAGACAAAGGTTTACATAAATGACGACTATGACGACGATGAAGATGACGAAACATATGTCATAGAAAATGAACTAAAGGCTTACCGCGAAGCTCGGAAAGCCCGTTTATATAAAAAGAAACTACGCAGAAGACGCATAATCACATTGATTGCAGTAATAGTGCTGTCGGTTGTCATCTGCCTTGACTGGAATCTCGCTCCTTCGGCGCTTGCTGAAAGATTTCAAAACTTTCTGGGCGAATTCGGCAGGAGCAAATATCCAGTCCAGTTCGATGAAGGGTTGACAAAGGCAGCCGTCCCCGTTGGCCCGAATGTAGGGGTGCTTACAGATACCTCTTTTATTCTGTATGCGCACAATGGGGAAAAATTGGCCTCCCGCCCTCATGGGTTTAACTCGCCTGCCGCGGTTTCGGGCGGTGGAAGGGCGCTGATTTATGACCGCGGAGGGAGACAATTTAAAATTGAGACCCGTTTTGGCGAACCATTTTCCAAAACGGCAGCATATCCTATAACATCAGCAACGATGGGCAGCAAAGGGAACTTCGCTGTGATAACGCAGGCAGAAAATTATCTCAGCGAACTTACGGTTTACAGCAGTTCATATAAAGCGGTATTCAGATGGAATTCGACAAAGGGAAGGATATTAGCGGCGGCTCTGAGCCCAGATGGGAAAAAGCTGGCGGCGATTGTTACCGGCGCGAGAAACGGCACTATCTTTTCGGATATATATATCTTTGGACTTGACAGTGAAAAGCCGCTTGCGGTAAAACAATATACTGGTGACTTTCTATACTCAATAAGGTTTAAGGACAATAAGCGCATAGCTGCCGTCGGCGACCAGAAGTCGGTTTTCCTTTATACTTCCGGCGAGCAGAAATCGGAATACGATTATGGAGGCAAAGAGCTTATTGCCAGCGTGAATTTGGACGGGCCTACGGTGCTTGCATTTCGTGCCGACTCCGAAAAAACAAACATAGTGTCTCTTGACGGCGAGGGCAAGACGTTAGGCTCGGCGAAAATAAACGGCGCTTTGACAAGTGTTTCGGTAAATTCTAATTATATTGTCGCTTTGACGGACGGCAAAATTTTTACATCCAAAAGTAATTTGAAAGAGATATCAGAGACTTCAGTACCTGTCGGCGCGCTTTCGGCGATGGCTATAAAAAAGCATATCTTTTTGGTAGGTATACAGTCAGTCGAGAGGTACGACGTAAAATAA